The genomic DNA AGGGAGAGACTTGGAGAGAAAGGGACAGGAGCTGGACATGAactgggaggaggtgggagacagTGAGCGAAGGAGGGAGATGAAGTGTTTTCTTTGCCTCGCATCTCTTTTGTCACCACAGGAAAAGGTGTTGGAGAGGGTAAATGCAGTCAAGACCAAAGTGGAAGCCTTCCAGACAACTATTTCAAAGTGAGAACAGTTGGAGGGCTTGTATGGGGGTCTGCAGGGACATTTATTTGGGACTCCCAAAGCTGAGCACGCCCATTGGGATGAAGCAGGGCTTTGGGGAAGGTCTGAGGGAATATCTCTCTCTGAAATAGTCATTCCTGTGGTTATTCCTCTTGCTCCTGGCAGGTACTTCTCAGAGCGTGGGGATGCTGTGGCCAAGGCCTCTAAGGAGACCCATGTAGTAAGTACATAGTCTACCCGCCTTTTAGCTGaggctggctggggtgggggcgggtgagGAAGTGGGGATAGAGGTCCTCTTTGTCTTGTTTATGACCTTTCCAATGTGGAGTATATTAAGCCCAAGAAAACTGATTTGGGTTTCACAAACCTTGACCCCTTTTCTCTGATCCTGTGTGATCCCATTTCTTGGCTGAGAAGGGGCTCATTCTTCAAGTTAGCTATTCCTTATATAAGGAAACGAGACTAATAACCCACCCTCCTATGGGGCTGACTCAGCTTTGCTTCTCACATCCCAGATGGATTACCGGGCCCTGGTGCACGAACGAGATGAGGCAGTCTATGGGGAGCTCAGGGCCATGGTGCTGGACCTGAGGGCCTTCTATGTGAGTCTGGGGTAAGCCCTTAAGGGAGGTGGATGAGGGAGGCAGGGGAAAGGCCGAGAAACTGACTGTTGTCCTTTGGCCTTCTTCCAGGCTGAGCTTTACCATATTATCAGCAGCAACCTGGAGAAAATTGTCAACCCAAAGGGTGAAGAGAAGCCATCTATGTACTGAGCCCAGGGTTAGAAGGGAAATAAATGACCTATACTTTGTGTAGATAACCTCTGGTGTGTGTTTCATTCAAAAAACATGTACTGTCACctcggcttctcttgtggctcagatggtaaagaatctgcctgcaatgtaggagacccaggtttgatccctgggtcaggaagatcccctggagaaggaaatggcaatccactccagtattcttacagtagcctcaagacttctccatccatacagcaccgatgataaaatatctaggttaatggtgaaaagattctccacagtgagggacacctagagaggttcacagagttacatggagaagagaagaaggaggaaggagatagaggtgaccaggagaagagggggaatcaaaaggggagagagcaatctagccagtaatcaattccctatttgctttccacagtctggaacactcagagaggttcacggagttacatagagaagagaggagggaggaaggagatagaggtgaccagaagagcagggggagtcaaaaggagagagaccaatctagccagtaatcatttccctaagtgttctccacaacctggaacacccaaagagattcacagagttaagcagagaagagaagggggagggaggagatagaagtgacctgggggagaaaaaggaaagtcaaaaggggagagagcaatcaagccagtaatcacactccttagtaaaaatgggtactgaagattggattcttaaaggtacaaaattaataacaataccaaaaagcaaagattaaaaatctagacgttagactctcaaaaatacaatattaaaaaaattataaaaaatgtatatatgaaatttgctttaaaaatagggtctttttgtGCAAgctaataggttttaaaaatgaaaattaaaggagtaataacttaaaatttttaaaaattaaaaaaatgatactagtaaaatatatctaggaatttctctggagctgttgagggcagtgtggggtcagttccgTTTCAGAtggttccttgttccagcttatacttcttctcaaggtctataggccccttctgATGTAGTCAATGCTAACTACCAGTTTTTAATCTGTTGCGCGTGTCACTTCCAAAGCGATTCCCTCTTCTTTATGTTGACTTCCTcttttgcaagtctcttcagtgtctgatttccaccctgacgcaagggggtggtggtggacacttttttaggcttacttgttcagttgtgctgtggggagggaggaacactgcaaacaaatatcactagCGTGTGTAgggtgtgctcgcagtgtctgggccacactgggtttgccaccCCCCAACCCGCCCCgctcacggcgtgtgtgctttctgggtctacactgctcaggctccaggttgctctgcaggggaactgtctaaagtgggccctgggttgcatgcacttcccaggtctaagccgctcaggttcaggttctcgggtactccacaaaggcacagtctcggttgggcctgcgctttgtgcccttcccaggtccaagtagctcaggcgaccaggtgcttggcaagcgcaacactccaggattcttgcctagagaattacacggacagaggagactggtgggctaacagtccatggggtaacagacagttggacacgaccgagcaattacacttttactttcagtGTCACCTGTGTCCAGACACTAAATGTGAATGATGTGATAGGAAAGGGAGGGGTGCCAGGAAGACAAAGATGAATTAGAGATCCATCCTAGTCTTAGGAAGTCATCCTAAAGAACAGGGTGGGGGCTGTCACATGCCATCAGCCATGAAGATAACCTGTATTTGGGACTTTCGTAAGATCATTTCCATCTGGAGGTCTCTTGAGTGCGTCCTGGGAGAGACGGCATTTGGGCAGAGTCCTTACAAGAATAATCAGGCTTTGGAAGGCTCTGCGGCTGAGGTCAGGGAATGAAGAAAGGTACAACCCTTGTCATCAGCTCAGGGCAAGCCCAGAGGGAGAATGAGGTTTTTCTGCGAAAATTATGGGTAGATGGTTGGGTTTCTTCTCAAGGGTTGGGAGGGTAAAAAACACTTCCAAGGCATTAAGGCGAAGGAAATTATACCACAGGACATTATGGGAAGGATAGGtcaataaaattctttttgaCCTTTACCTCCTCCTTTCTGCAATTACTTCCCCGGGGAAACCAAGGGCCAGATAACTTGAAGTGCGAAAAGTAACCCGGcttagtaagtggcagaaccacCACTCTAGAATACAGACCCATTAATTTCATAGCAGGAACCATGCGGTCCGCTATGTACCTAAGTTCGAGAGTCCACGGCTCCTGTAGACTCGCGACTTGGGTGCGGGCTCCACCCAGAGGGCTCAACAGGGCCTGTATGGACGGGAAGCAGAGGTAACAGACGCAGCCATCTTGCAATCAAGAGCCGAAGTGGGACAGCCTAGCCAATCAGCGCGCGGGCAACTCTCTAGTTTCCAGTCAAAGGCGGGGCGAGGTTGGATACTGCCGGTGATTGGGCAAAACGATACCCTCTAAGCCTATCAAAGAGTACCATGTGGGCGTGACTCCAGAAGCGGCTCGGACGCGGATCCCGGCTTTTGCTTGTGGTAGGCTGCGCCGTTTGGGGGCCGGAGTGGCGGAGCTCGGTGCTGCAACATGCCGTTTTGGCCGCCTGCATTCCGGGCCAAGTGGGGGCCGGGAGTCGGGCCGAGGTCGGCCTGAGCTGACTGGCTGCCTTCGAGTCGAGTCAGCGTCACCGTCGAACCTAAGTGAGGGGGCACGGGGAAGGGCCTAGGAGGGCTCTGGGGCTCTGGAGGGGGCTTCGCGGACGCGAGCTGGGGCTCCGCTCGCCATGGGGGAGGTGGAGATCTCGGCCCGGGCCTACGTGAAGATGAGCCTGCACGCCGCCCGGTATCCGCATGCCGCTGTCAACGGGCTGTTGCTGGCGCCGGCGCCGCGGTCGGGAGAATGCCTGTGCCTCACCGACTGTGTGCCCCTGTTCCACAGCCACCTGGCCTTGTCTGTCATGCTGGAGGTCGCACTCAACCAGGTGCCGCCGGACGCCCATCGACCACCGCGAAATCCCCTAACACCCCTAGCCCAAGCCCATCCCTGGTCTCTTGGCAGTAGTGCGCACCCACAGGGCGGGCGGCACGATTTAGTTACTGATGGCCCCTTTCCCATGGCAGGTGGATGTGTGGGGCGCGCAGGCCGGGCTGGTAGTGGCAGGGTACTACCATGCCAATGCAGCTGTGGACGACCAGAGGTGAGTGGGGTAGCCAGAGGCAGAAGGCTAAGGGTTATGGGGTGGCGGGTGTCAAGAGAACCTCTCTTGGTCATTCCTTCCATCTTCCCTTCATTCGAGGCTTAGGCACTGTAGAGCAGGCACTAGGCTGCGTACGCAGTGAGGAAATATAAAGAAGCTATTTTTCTGAAGGAGCTAGGTGGGGGTGGGTAGGACAATATCAGTCTGACACCTGCTGTAACTGAGATGCCCCCCCACCGCCGTCCCGCCCCAACAAGTGCTGAAAACAAAGAAAGCTCAActggaaacttttatttttttaaaggaggtttCTTTTTATGTATACAGTTCACCATTTAACGACACAGGCTTGAACTACCTGGGGCCACAAACAGGCAAAAATTTTTCACTAAGTACTGCAGTACTACAGGACCCAAGGTTGGTTGAATTCCAATGTGGAATCCAGAATAGGGAAGGCCCACTGTAAAGTTATCAGCAGATTTTCAGCTGCTGAAGGCTCTGTGCCCCTAACCCCAtcgttgttcaagggtcaactatatatatagaaaaagctATCTAGTTATAATCAAGTATTCGGGT from Ovis aries strain OAR_USU_Benz2616 breed Rambouillet chromosome 7, ARS-UI_Ramb_v3.0, whole genome shotgun sequence includes the following:
- the EMC9 gene encoding ER membrane protein complex subunit 9 isoform X1; the encoded protein is MGEVEISARAYVKMSLHAARYPHAAVNGLLLAPAPRSGECLCLTDCVPLFHSHLALSVMLEVALNQVDVWGAQAGLVVAGYYHANAAVDDQSSPFNDTGLNYLGPQTGKNFSLSTAVLQDPSPGPLALKIAGRIAEFFPDAVLIMLDNQKLVPQPHVPPVIVLENHGLRWVPKDKNLVMWRDWEESRQMVGALLEGRAHQHLVDFDCHLDDIREDWTNQQLNAQITQWVGPTNGNT